In Misgurnus anguillicaudatus unplaced genomic scaffold, ASM2758022v2 HiC_scaffold_31, whole genome shotgun sequence, a single window of DNA contains:
- the LOC141362962 gene encoding uncharacterized protein gives MRQQLGHQTQLVQLGSLTSELHTAYGVFGDEVKSVSVMEGDSLTLHTHLTEIQRHDLILWKFGPQETLIARINKEANTVSIYADVFNGRFRDSLKLNDQTGSLIITNITSQHTGLYQMTISNKQKTSYRFNVTVYARLPIPVISRISLQNSSERSNCSFMCSVLNVSDVSLSWYKGNSLLSSISVSDLNNNSISLHLECLDDSYSCVLNNTISNQTQHLNTDLCQPCSAECASPLLNSGNDHRILHQHLDGHSDDKDKTLQSQQLLFTDTAQAESCPQTSLQLDCESTPKDISVDNDQRNDNTPSQPSGTPESQLMSSHSLSLSPTSPLLWFSEKMEKLVFAGTKLSHSIAASPQISTKKRRAPQPPKPSGPARPPPPSERALRPLPQRQGSHQPSSANSTDN, from the exons gtgtgtttggtgatgaagtgaagtcagtgtcagtgatggagggagattctcttACTCTACACACTCATCTTACTGAAATACAGAGACATGATCTGATACTGTGGAAGTTTGGACCTCAAGAGACTCTAATAGCTCGAATCAATAAAGAAGCTAATACAGTCTCAATATATGCTGATGTTTTTAatgggagattcagagacagcCTGAAGCTGAATGATCAGACTGGATCTCTtatcatcacaaacatcacatctcaacacactggactttatcaAATGACCATCAGCAACAAACAGAAGACCTCTTACAGATTTAATGTTACTGTCTACG CTCGTCTGCCCATTCCTGTCATCAGCAGAATCTCTTTACAAAACTCATCAGAAAGATCAAACTGTTCCTTCATGTGTTCAGTGTTAAATGTTAGcgatgtgagtctgtcctggtacaaaggaaacagtttattgtccagcatcagtgtgtctgatctcaacaaCAACAGCATCTCTCTTCATCTGGAGTGTCTGGATGATTCTTACAGCTGTGTACTGAACAATACCATCAGTAATCAAACTCAACATCTCAATACTGATCTCTGTCAGCCGTGTTCAG CTGAGTGTGCCAGTCCACTACTGAACAGCGGAAATGACCACAGGATTTTACACCAGCACCTGGATGGACATTCAGATGACAAGGATAAAACTCTGCAGTCACAACAACTACTGTTCACAGACACCGCTCAGGCTGAGTCCTGCCCACAGACCTCGCTACAGCTGGATTGTGAATCAACACCCAAGGACATTTCTGTTGATAATGACCAGAGGAATGATAACACTCCCTCCCAGCCTTCAGGAACCCCAGAATCACAGCTGATGTCGTcacactctctctccctctctccaacATCTCCACTTCTGTGGTTTTCAGAGAAAATGGAGAAACTGGTATTTGCTGGAACAAAGCTctcccactctattgctgcgagTCCCCAAATATCAACCAAGAAACGGCGGGCTCCTCAACCACCAAAGCCTTCGGGCCcagcccgccctccccctccatCTGAGAGAGCACTCCGACCTCTGCCTCAACGTCAGGGATCACACCAGCCCTCATCTGCAAACAGCACCGATAACTGA